From Acidothermus cellulolyticus 11B, a single genomic window includes:
- the tuf gene encoding elongation factor Tu — MAKAKFERTKPHVNIGTIGHIDHGKTTLTAAITKVLHDQNPDINPYTPFEQIDKAPEERARGITISIAHVEYQTEKRHYAHVDCPGHADYIKNMITGAAQMDGAILVVSAADGPMPQTKEHVLLARQVGVPYIVVALNKADVVDDEEILQLVELEVRELLNSYEFPGDDVPVVRVSALKALEGDPKWTQSILDLLKACDDYIPEPVREIDKPFLMPIEDVFTITGRGTVVTGRVERGVVKVGDEVEIVGIHPKTLKTTVTGVEMFRKLLDEGRAGDNIGVLLRGIKREEVERGQVVCKPGSITPHTEFEAQVYVLSKDEGGRHTPFFNNYRPQFYFRTTDVTGVVHLPEGTEMVMPGDNTEMRVELIQPIAMEEGLRFAIREGGRTVGAGRVTKILK; from the coding sequence GTGGCGAAGGCGAAGTTCGAGCGGACCAAGCCCCACGTCAACATCGGCACCATTGGTCACATCGACCATGGCAAGACCACCCTGACGGCGGCTATCACCAAGGTCTTGCACGACCAGAACCCCGACATCAACCCGTACACGCCGTTCGAGCAGATCGACAAGGCGCCGGAAGAGCGGGCTCGGGGCATCACGATCTCGATCGCGCATGTCGAGTACCAGACGGAGAAGCGGCACTACGCACACGTCGACTGCCCGGGGCACGCCGACTACATCAAGAACATGATCACCGGTGCGGCGCAGATGGACGGTGCGATCCTCGTCGTCTCGGCGGCTGACGGTCCGATGCCGCAGACCAAGGAGCACGTGCTTCTCGCCCGGCAGGTCGGCGTCCCCTACATCGTGGTGGCGCTGAACAAGGCTGACGTGGTCGACGACGAGGAGATCTTGCAGCTCGTCGAGCTTGAAGTGCGTGAACTGCTCAACAGCTACGAATTCCCCGGGGACGACGTGCCGGTCGTCCGGGTCTCCGCGCTGAAGGCGCTCGAGGGAGATCCCAAGTGGACACAGTCGATCCTCGACCTCCTCAAGGCGTGCGACGACTACATTCCCGAGCCAGTCCGGGAGATCGACAAGCCGTTCCTCATGCCGATCGAGGACGTCTTCACGATCACAGGCCGCGGTACGGTGGTCACCGGACGTGTCGAGCGTGGTGTCGTCAAGGTCGGTGACGAAGTCGAAATCGTGGGCATCCACCCCAAGACCCTGAAGACCACGGTCACCGGCGTCGAGATGTTCCGCAAGCTTCTGGACGAAGGCCGTGCCGGCGACAACATCGGCGTCCTGCTCCGCGGCATCAAGCGCGAAGAAGTCGAGCGGGGACAGGTGGTCTGCAAGCCAGGCAGCATCACCCCGCACACCGAATTCGAGGCGCAGGTCTACGTGCTGTCCAAGGACGAAGGCGGCCGGCACACGCCGTTCTTCAACAACTACCGGCCGCAGTTCTACTTCCGCACCACCGACGTCACCGGTGTCGTCCATCTCCCGGAGGGCACCGAGATGGTCATGCCGGGCGACAACACGGAAATGCGGGTGGAGCTCATCCAACCGATCGCCATGGAGGAGGGGCTGCGGTTCGCCATCCGTGAGGGTGGCCGGACCGTCGGCGCCGGCCGAGTGACGAAGATTCTCAAGTAG
- the rplW gene encoding 50S ribosomal protein L23 gives MSSDPRDVLLAPVISEKSYGLLDQNKYTFLVPPESNKTQIKIAVEKVFNVRVLDVNTINRQGKRKRTRRGWGQRKNTKRAIVTVAPGDRIDIFGPPVS, from the coding sequence ATGAGCAGCGATCCGCGTGACGTCCTGCTTGCTCCGGTGATTTCGGAGAAGAGTTACGGACTCCTCGACCAGAACAAGTACACGTTCCTGGTCCCACCGGAGTCGAACAAGACCCAGATAAAGATCGCGGTTGAGAAGGTGTTCAACGTTCGCGTGCTCGACGTCAACACCATCAACCGGCAGGGGAAGCGCAAGCGGACCCGCCGCGGCTGGGGCCAACGGAAGAACACCAAGCGGGCGATCGTCACGGTCGCACCGGGTGACCGGATCGACATCTTCGGTCCGCCGGTGAGCTGA
- the rplC gene encoding 50S ribosomal protein L3, with product MPKQVKGLLGEKLGMTQVFDESGRVIPVTVVRAGPCVVTQVRTPDRDGYSAVQLGYGAVDPRRVNKPLAGHFRAAGVTPRRYLAEVRTGDAAEYTVGQEVTVEIFTPGQRVDVAGVSKGKGFAGLMKRHNFRGLPDSHGTERKHRSPGSIGACATPGRVFKGLRMAGRMGGRRVTVQNLAVQAVKPEENLLLLQGAVPGPNGGLVYVRTAAKGKANRDGGAA from the coding sequence ATGCCGAAACAGGTGAAAGGGCTGCTGGGCGAGAAGCTCGGCATGACCCAGGTCTTCGACGAATCGGGCCGGGTCATCCCGGTGACCGTCGTCCGTGCCGGGCCGTGCGTCGTCACTCAGGTCCGCACCCCCGACCGGGACGGGTACTCGGCGGTTCAGCTCGGCTACGGCGCTGTGGATCCCCGGCGGGTCAACAAGCCGTTGGCTGGGCACTTCCGGGCGGCTGGCGTGACACCCCGGCGTTACCTCGCGGAGGTTCGCACCGGTGACGCCGCGGAGTACACGGTGGGCCAGGAAGTGACCGTCGAGATCTTCACTCCCGGCCAACGGGTTGATGTCGCCGGCGTCAGTAAGGGCAAAGGCTTCGCGGGCCTGATGAAGCGGCACAACTTCCGCGGCCTGCCGGACTCGCACGGAACCGAGCGCAAGCACCGTTCGCCCGGCTCGATCGGCGCGTGCGCCACTCCCGGCCGCGTCTTCAAGGGGCTCCGCATGGCCGGCCGGATGGGCGGGCGACGGGTGACCGTGCAGAACCTCGCCGTCCAAGCGGTCAAACCTGAGGAGAACCTGCTCTTGCTGCAGGGAGCGGTGCCGGGACCGAACGGCGGGCTGGTGTACGTCCGTACCGCCGCCAAGGGCAAGGCGAATCGGGACGGAGGTGCCGCATGA
- the rplD gene encoding 50S ribosomal protein L4 yields MTTVTVAGTDRTVELPADVFDVQVNVPLIHQVVVAQLAAARQGTHKTRTRGEVSGGGKKPYRQKGTGRARQGSIRAPQFTGGGVVHGPMPRHYDQRTPKKMKAAALRGALTDRARAGRIHVLPRIVDGEAPSTKQALEALRTALGTERRRVLVVLDRGDETGWKSLRNIPDVHLLVADQLNAYDVLSSDDVVFTEQALSEFLGRGGDRTAEGDGDEQRSA; encoded by the coding sequence ATGACCACCGTGACCGTCGCCGGCACCGACCGGACCGTCGAACTACCGGCGGACGTGTTCGACGTCCAGGTCAACGTGCCGCTCATTCATCAAGTCGTCGTTGCGCAGCTCGCCGCCGCCCGCCAGGGCACCCACAAGACGCGGACCCGCGGCGAGGTCTCCGGCGGCGGGAAGAAGCCGTACCGGCAGAAGGGCACGGGCCGGGCCCGCCAAGGCTCCATCCGCGCGCCGCAGTTCACCGGCGGTGGTGTGGTGCACGGCCCCATGCCACGCCACTACGACCAGCGCACCCCGAAGAAGATGAAGGCGGCCGCCCTGCGCGGCGCCCTCACCGACCGGGCGCGCGCTGGACGAATTCACGTACTGCCGCGCATCGTCGACGGGGAGGCGCCGTCCACTAAGCAAGCGCTCGAGGCGCTCCGGACGGCGCTGGGCACCGAGCGGCGTCGGGTCCTCGTCGTCCTGGATCGCGGAGACGAGACCGGCTGGAAGAGCCTGCGCAACATCCCGGACGTGCACCTGCTGGTGGCGGATCAGCTGAACGCGTACGACGTCCTGTCCAGTGACGACGTCGTCTTCACCGAGCAGGCACTGAGCGAGTTCCTCGGACGTGGGGGCGACCGGACGGCGGAAGGAGACGGCGATGAGCAGCGATCCGCGTGA
- the rpsJ gene encoding 30S ribosomal protein S10 yields MAGQKIRIRLKAYDHEVIDSSARKIVETVTRTGARVAGPVPLPTEKNVYCVIRSPHKDKDSREHFEMRTHKRLIDIIDPTPRTVDSLMRLDLPAGVDIEIKL; encoded by the coding sequence ATGGCCGGACAGAAGATCCGCATCAGGCTGAAGGCCTATGACCACGAGGTCATCGACAGCTCGGCCCGCAAGATTGTCGAGACGGTGACGCGTACCGGGGCGCGGGTCGCCGGTCCGGTGCCGCTCCCGACCGAGAAGAACGTGTACTGCGTGATCCGCTCCCCGCACAAGGACAAGGACAGCCGCGAGCATTTCGAGATGCGCACCCACAAGCGGCTGATCGACATCATCGACCCCACTCCGCGGACGGTTGACTCGCTCATGCGGCTGGACCTCCCCGCCGGTGTCGACATCGAGATCAAGCTGTAA
- the rplB gene encoding 50S ribosomal protein L2: MGIRKYKPTTPGRRGASVADFVEITREHPEKSLVRPLHSKGGRNVYGRITTRHQGGGHKRAYRLIDFKRADKDGVPAKVAHIEYDPNRTARIALLHYADGEKRYILAPARLAQGDVVESGPGADIKPGNNLPLRNIPVGTVVHAIELRPGGGAKIARSAGASVQLVAKEGMYAQLRMPSGEIRNVDIRCRATVGEVGNAEQSNISWGKAGRMRWKGKRPSVRGVAMNPIDHPLGGGEGKSSGGRHPVSPWGKPEGRTRRKHKPSDKLIVRRRKSNKKR, encoded by the coding sequence ATGGGCATTCGCAAGTACAAGCCGACGACCCCGGGACGGCGGGGCGCGAGCGTCGCCGACTTCGTGGAGATCACCCGAGAGCACCCGGAGAAGTCGCTGGTCCGGCCGCTGCACTCCAAGGGCGGCCGGAACGTCTACGGTCGGATCACCACGCGGCACCAGGGCGGCGGCCACAAGCGGGCCTACCGCCTGATCGATTTCAAACGGGCCGACAAGGACGGCGTCCCGGCGAAGGTGGCGCACATCGAGTACGACCCCAACCGCACCGCGCGGATTGCCCTGCTGCACTACGCGGACGGCGAGAAGCGCTACATCTTGGCGCCTGCCCGCCTCGCTCAAGGGGACGTCGTCGAATCGGGTCCCGGCGCTGACATCAAGCCCGGGAACAACCTCCCGCTCCGCAACATCCCGGTGGGAACCGTGGTGCACGCCATCGAACTTCGTCCAGGCGGTGGCGCGAAGATCGCTCGCTCGGCGGGAGCGAGCGTGCAGCTCGTCGCCAAGGAAGGGATGTATGCCCAGCTGCGGATGCCGTCCGGCGAGATCCGCAACGTGGACATCCGGTGCCGGGCCACGGTCGGCGAGGTCGGCAACGCCGAGCAGTCCAACATCAGCTGGGGCAAGGCCGGCCGGATGCGCTGGAAGGGGAAGCGGCCGAGCGTCCGCGGGGTGGCGATGAACCCGATCGACCACCCGCTGGGTGGAGGCGAAGGGAAGTCTTCGGGCGGCCGCCATCCGGTAAGCCCGTGGGGCAAACCGGAGGGCCGCACTCGTCGCAAGCACAAGCCGAGCGACAAGCTGATCGTCCGCCGTCGCAAGTCGAACAAGAAGCGCTAG
- the rpsS gene encoding 30S ribosomal protein S19, with product MPRSLKKGPFVDDHLLKKVEAQNARGTKNVIKTWSRRSMIVPEMIGHTIAVHDGRKHVPVFITEAMIGHKLGEFAPTRTFRGHVKEDRRSRRG from the coding sequence ATGCCGCGCAGCCTGAAGAAAGGGCCGTTCGTCGACGACCACCTGCTGAAGAAGGTGGAGGCGCAGAACGCCCGGGGCACCAAGAACGTGATCAAAACGTGGTCACGTCGCTCGATGATTGTGCCGGAGATGATCGGGCACACGATCGCCGTCCATGACGGCCGCAAGCACGTGCCGGTCTTTATCACCGAAGCGATGATCGGACACAAGCTCGGCGAGTTTGCGCCGACTCGCACGTTCCGCGGCCATGTCAAGGAAGATCGGAGGTCGCGTCGTGGCTAG